DNA sequence from the Chitinophaga flava genome:
CTTTTGAAAGTTATTTCCATACACTTACCCGCTATGATATCAAGAAAAAGGCATACTCCCTGACATTCGCGATGTCATTGTTTCAATTTATGATTGGCCCCATTGTACTATTAACGTTACCATCAAAGGGAGTTAAATGGAATCTTATCCTGGTAATATTTTCCGGTGCGGTCATTGCGTTGCCGGCAATGTACCAGATGTGGAAAGCTATTACCGGGCCGCCTGAGAATATTGACAGACATTATGGAAAAGTGATTATTGCAATGACAATAACGGTGCTGTTTATGGGAAGTGGCAGGCATATTTACCGGGCGAATGCATTGGCTCCCCATAAAAAGCTGATGGCTGCCAAAACAGCTGAATTCGAAAAGATATCCGCTGAAGCCAGGCTGCATCCACCCGTGGAAGATGAAAATCCGGTTGAAATTGATTCCTCCCTTGGCGGGGCGGCAAAAGGAGCTGCCATATTCCAGTCAAACTGCAGCGCGTGTCACAAACCACATGAAAAGCTGGTAGGCCCCCCAATGACCGAAATGGCTAACATATATCATGATAACGAAATGGGATTAAAAAGCTGGATTAAGGCACCAGGGAAAAAACGTGCCGGATATCCTCAGATGCCGGGCTTCCCACAACTGTCAGAAGCCGATCTCAATGAATTGACTAAATACATTCTCTCAATCAAATAAACTTATAATGTGGACGACTATTTTTATCATTGCTATTGTACTGCTCATTTTGGGAATTCTCAGACAGCTGATCATCCTCAGCACTACCATTCAGTTTTTATCAAAAGACCCTTCCTTATTACAGCACAAAGCAAAAGAAGAGGATGAGTATTTGTTTATAAAGGGATTATATTAAATGCTGACATGGTAAACTTTTTAAAGCAGCGATTATTTAGTTTTCCATATTTTTAGATCTGCCTTCTTAAATTTGAAGATTGAAAAAAGGTTGCGAGTGATACTCGCAACCTTTTTTTCAATCTTCAAACCCAACCGCCAGTTCATATCCGTCAAGGTCTGATGCCCCCGTTTAGTGCCACCTCTTCCCCATTAATTTTTCCAAGTCTCTTTAAAACCACAAACGATTTCTTCTAATAACATTCTAATAAATTTCTGTCCTAATCCTAATAGCCCTTTCAAACGAAGCGCTCTACTTTTGCAGCGCATTAACAAGACCAATGCAATAAACAGTATAATGGATACAGAACCTCCAAGTTGGTACCGCTATTATTAACCTTCCCATTGTAGAGATGACTTTCGTTGTCTTCCCAATGTGGAAAAAACGAAGTCATGTTCAAGTTCAAATCTTTATTTAAGAAAACGCGGCATGAGAACAATGTCTATCCTTTAGACATTGTTGCTGCACCTTGCCTTCCGCAGCGGTATCGACCACCATCGTGACTATTGCGGGAAAAAATTATTTTCTCCCACATTTTTTTTCCGCAATTCCGACAAATCCAAAATTAACAGCACTGATGCTGCATGGCAATGCCATGCCTGAAGAAAACCATCACAAATTCAGAAATTATGCAGATCAAAACTACAATCAACAGTTTAGGAATCATCTGGCTGCTGCTTATCACTCCGCTTGCTGGTCTTTTTGCGCAGGGTATCCTTTCGGGGAAGGTGACCTCTGACAAAGGCGAGGCACTACCCGGTGTAAGTATTATGGTAAAAGGTAGCGGCCGGGGAACGACCACAGATTCAGCAGGTGTTTACAGGATCAATTTACCTACGGGTGCGTGTGAATTATCTTTCAGCCTGATGGGATATAAGACCAAACAAACTACCGGGCATGTGCCATCTACACTCAATGTTGTATTAGAGCTGGCATCTCAGGACTTGACAGAGATCATCATTACCACAGGGCTAGCCACCGGAATTAAGAAGAGCAATGCTGCCAATTCAATAGTATCCTTATCCGCAAACCGCCTGACGGGTACGGTGGTTCCTTCCACACTGGATGGCGCATTCAGCGGAAAAATCGTGGGTGCTACGATTACACAAATGAGCGGCGCACCGGGTGGTGGCATATCGATGCAACTAAGAGGGATATCCTCTATTAC
Encoded proteins:
- a CDS encoding c-type cytochrome, with protein sequence MVLGVAPLLSINTLYTVYFYSANALTGLMWISIIPLVTIAFLLTYLHKYTWHKLDNNKPLHISIIAAAVLVFLFIPLIFLTNINLMLFPEKWGTIKGFVSALTLPNVFPRYLHFICASMAVTGLFLFWYVGRKKYAFESYFHTLTRYDIKKKAYSLTFAMSLFQFMIGPIVLLTLPSKGVKWNLILVIFSGAVIALPAMYQMWKAITGPPENIDRHYGKVIIAMTITVLFMGSGRHIYRANALAPHKKLMAAKTAEFEKISAEARLHPPVEDENPVEIDSSLGGAAKGAAIFQSNCSACHKPHEKLVGPPMTEMANIYHDNEMGLKSWIKAPGKKRAGYPQMPGFPQLSEADLNELTKYILSIK